A genomic region of Elaeis guineensis isolate ETL-2024a chromosome 9, EG11, whole genome shotgun sequence contains the following coding sequences:
- the LOC105051880 gene encoding alpha-(1,4)-fucosyltransferase, whose product MLPLKPINYLAPMLASAALLFLLLTGFLEFPSLSSPIPSSASIVSSSAATGSVGSRPKEPFTDLAAAFARWDSKIGCARFRERYKGWTANASVIQSVDGGDCTALGMDHVSVLVKGWTWIPDNMDNLYSCRCGMTCLWTKSEVLADKPDALLFESVTPPRRRRRGDPLRVYVELEASRKPSGFEDIFVGYHAKDDVQSTYAGTLFHKNRNYHVSSEKRNDSLVYWSSSRCLPQRNQLAKNFLSLVSHHSFGKCLNNVGGLDMALSLYPECSMDDNSAPPWWNHLHCAMSHYKFVLAIENTKTDSYVTEKLYYALDAGAVPIYFGAPNVWDFVPPNSIIDGSKFSSLEKLASYVKALADDPIAYAEYHAWRRCGVMGNYGKTRAASLDTLPCRLCEVISRKGGRNARTL is encoded by the exons ATGCTCCCCTTAAAGCCCATCAATTACCTCGCCCCGATGCTCGCCTCCGCcgccctcctcttcctccttctcACCGGCTTCCTCGAAttcccctccctctcctctcccaTTCCCTCCTCCGCCTCCATCGTCTCCTCCTCCGCCGCCACCGGCTCTGTGGGTTCCCGCCCCAAAGAACCCTTCACCGATCTCGCCGCCGCCTTCGCCCGGTGGGACTCCAAGATCGGGTGCGCGCGGTTCCGGGAGAGGTACAAGGGATGGACGGCCAACGCCTCGGTGATACAGAGCGTCGACGGTGGGGATTGCACAGCGCTGGGGATGGATCACGTAAGCGTGCTCGTGAAGGGGTGGACTTGGATTCCGGACAATATGGACAATCTCTACTCGTGCCGCTGCGGGATGACTTGCCTGTGGACCAAATCTGAGGTTCTTGCCGACAAGCCCGATGCTTTGTTGTTCGAGAGCGTGACGCCTCCACGAAGG AGGCGAAGAGGAGATCCTCTTCGTGTTTATGTGGAACTTGAAGCCAGTAGAAAGCCATCAGGCTTTGAAGACATATTTGTTGGTTATCATGCCAAAGATGATGTTCAATCGACATATGCGGGCACACTGTTTCATAAAAATCGGAATTACCATGTGTCCTCTGAAAAAAGAAAT GATAGCCTTGTTTACTGGTCGTCTTCGAGATGCCTTCCCCAGCGGAACCAACTTGCCAAAAATTTCCTTTCCCTTGTATCCCATCATTCCTTTGGTAAGTGCCTGAATAATGTTGGAGGTCTTGACATGGCTCTCTCCCTGTACCCTGAGTGTTCAATGGATGATAACTCAGCCCCTCCTTGGTGGAACCACCTACACTGTGCTATGTCACATTACAAGTTTGTCCTTGCCATTGAGAACACCAAAACTGATAGCTATGTGACAGAGAAGCTCTATTATGCTCTTGATGCCGGTGCAGTGCCCATCTACTTTGGTGCTCCCAATGTATGGGATTTTGTCCCTCCAAATTCTATAATAGATGGATCTAAATTCAGCTCTCTTGAGAAATTGGCTTCATATGTGAAGGCCCTTGCAGATGATCCCATCGCATATGCAGAGTACCATGCTTGGAGGAGGTGTGGTGTGATGGGCAATTATGGAAAGACTCGTGCTGCCAGCCTTGACACATTGCCATGCCGGCTTTGTGAGGTTATTAGTAGGAAAGGTGGGAGGAATGCTAGAACATTGTGA